A genome region from Natronosalvus rutilus includes the following:
- a CDS encoding alpha/beta fold hydrolase, translating into MPTVQTDDIETYCVVRGEGPPVVFVHGMIMRSTMWEPQMSALEDAFKTIAYDVRGHGRTGGSDVSPYSIDLFASDLEALLDALGIERAVVCGLSMGGAIAQTFAATCPERVAGLVLADTFPTGPMPTTLRLAVANIRFLARLDRLVGYETLNWWQLRVGDRLLPGVSGDRTTVQGLVEDGPTISHAEFVKIADATARFPRIELEFAGLSAPTLVLHGEHLPMANESLTARLVEQLAHTEPTVLVVPNSGHASNIDNPEYFTSALRTFLTERVYDYAVEDVDPDRELEWP; encoded by the coding sequence ATGCCGACCGTCCAGACCGACGATATCGAGACCTACTGCGTCGTACGCGGTGAGGGTCCACCTGTCGTCTTCGTTCACGGGATGATCATGCGTTCGACGATGTGGGAACCGCAGATGAGTGCCCTCGAGGACGCGTTCAAAACGATCGCCTACGACGTCCGCGGCCACGGCCGGACCGGCGGTTCCGACGTCTCGCCGTACTCGATCGACCTTTTCGCGTCGGATCTCGAGGCGCTGCTGGACGCCCTCGGAATCGAACGGGCGGTCGTCTGTGGACTTTCGATGGGCGGAGCTATCGCACAGACGTTCGCCGCGACCTGCCCCGAGCGGGTGGCCGGACTCGTGCTCGCGGACACGTTTCCGACCGGACCGATGCCCACGACGCTCCGACTCGCGGTGGCGAACATCCGGTTTCTCGCCCGACTGGATCGTCTCGTGGGCTACGAGACGTTGAACTGGTGGCAGCTTCGGGTCGGGGACAGACTCCTACCCGGCGTCTCGGGCGATCGGACGACCGTCCAGGGGCTCGTCGAGGACGGCCCAACAATATCTCACGCGGAGTTCGTCAAGATCGCCGACGCAACCGCCCGGTTCCCCCGGATCGAACTCGAGTTCGCCGGCCTTTCGGCACCGACGCTCGTACTGCACGGAGAGCACTTGCCGATGGCCAACGAGTCGCTCACCGCTCGACTGGTCGAGCAGCTCGCACACACCGAGCCGACTGTTCTCGTGGTTCCTAATAGCGGACACGCGTCGAACATCGACAATCCCGAATATTTCACGTCGGCGCTGCGCACGTTCCTGACCGAACGGGTGTACGACTACGCGGTTGAGGACGTGGATCCGGACCGTGAACTCGAGTGGCCCTGA
- the cruF gene encoding bisanhydrobacterioruberin hydratase produces the protein MADGGTEAAPNRAGRERIQRRLEALVLENRFTIAVIFPLVGAISLVGSAEGVIPEPLAYNPLLILFGTLVMRSPLVVGLLPRIGWRALGWLGLLTAYTYGVELLGVRTGWPYGDFEYAISLGPMLFGEIPLALPLFFVPLVLNAYLLTVLVFGQRAANPLVRLPAAVAAVVAVDLVLDPAAVSIGFWAFEAGVYYGVPLSNYVGWLLSGTVAVILIDLAFDREALLERVRECPFILDDLVSFVLLWGSINLLYGNWIAAAVAGVFCLGLLRTGRYDRTMIANAVPKGLRSRVLE, from the coding sequence ATGGCTGACGGCGGGACCGAGGCGGCCCCGAATCGGGCAGGCAGAGAACGGATCCAGCGTCGCCTCGAGGCGCTCGTCCTGGAGAACCGCTTCACTATCGCCGTGATCTTTCCGCTGGTGGGCGCAATCAGCCTCGTCGGGAGCGCTGAAGGGGTAATTCCGGAACCGCTCGCGTACAACCCACTTTTGATCCTCTTCGGCACGCTCGTGATGCGCTCGCCCCTCGTGGTGGGGCTCCTGCCACGGATCGGCTGGCGGGCGCTCGGCTGGCTCGGCCTGCTCACGGCCTACACCTACGGCGTCGAACTGCTGGGCGTGCGTACCGGCTGGCCCTACGGCGACTTCGAGTACGCAATCTCGCTCGGGCCGATGCTGTTTGGAGAGATTCCGCTAGCCCTGCCGCTGTTTTTCGTCCCACTCGTACTCAATGCTTACCTCCTCACGGTACTCGTCTTCGGCCAGCGGGCCGCGAACCCGCTGGTCCGGCTCCCGGCCGCCGTCGCCGCCGTCGTCGCCGTCGACCTCGTGCTCGACCCCGCGGCGGTCTCGATCGGTTTCTGGGCGTTCGAGGCGGGCGTCTACTACGGTGTTCCGCTCTCGAACTACGTCGGGTGGCTCCTCTCGGGCACCGTCGCCGTGATTCTTATCGACCTCGCCTTCGACCGCGAGGCACTGCTCGAGCGCGTCCGGGAGTGTCCGTTCATCTTGGACGACCTGGTGAGCTTCGTGCTCCTGTGGGGCTCGATTAACCTGCTCTATGGCAACTGGATCGCGGCCGCCGTCGCTGGCGTCTTCTGTCTCGGCCTCTTGCGGACCGGTCGCTACGATCGCACGATGATCGCGAACGCCGTTCCGAAGGGGCTACGAAGCCGGGTGCTCGAGTAG
- a CDS encoding prenyltransferase: MTANRRPSSDRPLLDPLAYLLKLSRPRFWLYLAGPVLVGIAYAAENVGDLLSPTAIVLVAYFLIPANVFLYGINDVYDREIDAENPKKEDREGRYEGQRFVPVAVVACALVPLVLLPWLPAPSWPWIAVFLLLGAGYSAPPLRFKTTPLLDSISNGLYIAPGAAAYAAISGSQPPLLALAGAWLWAMGMHTFSAVPDIEPDRRAGIRTTATVLGKRRTYAYCVACWLAAALAFGALDYRLGLLLGIYPLFVLGVATSSVAVSRAYWWFPAINTVVGMALTMGGLWGVFYG; the protein is encoded by the coding sequence GTGACCGCCAACCGACGACCCTCGAGCGACCGTCCGCTCCTCGACCCGCTCGCGTACCTGTTGAAGCTCTCGAGGCCGCGGTTCTGGCTGTACCTCGCCGGGCCGGTGCTGGTGGGGATCGCCTACGCCGCCGAGAACGTCGGAGACCTGCTTTCACCCACCGCGATCGTCCTGGTCGCATACTTCCTGATCCCGGCGAACGTCTTCCTGTACGGGATCAACGACGTGTACGACCGGGAAATCGACGCCGAGAATCCGAAGAAGGAGGATCGCGAAGGGCGCTACGAGGGGCAGCGATTCGTTCCCGTTGCCGTCGTCGCGTGCGCACTCGTCCCGCTAGTGCTGCTCCCGTGGCTTCCGGCACCGTCGTGGCCCTGGATCGCCGTCTTCCTCCTGCTGGGTGCTGGCTACAGCGCCCCGCCGCTTCGATTCAAGACGACACCGTTGCTCGACTCGATCTCGAACGGCCTTTATATTGCACCCGGCGCGGCCGCCTACGCCGCCATCTCTGGCTCCCAGCCTCCGCTGCTCGCGCTGGCCGGGGCCTGGCTCTGGGCGATGGGCATGCACACCTTCTCGGCCGTTCCCGACATCGAACCCGATCGCCGGGCGGGGATTCGGACGACCGCGACCGTGCTGGGGAAACGGCGCACCTACGCCTACTGCGTCGCCTGCTGGCTCGCCGCCGCTCTCGCCTTCGGGGCACTCGACTACCGTCTAGGACTACTGCTCGGCATCTACCCGCTCTTCGTCTTGGGCGTGGCGACCTCGAGCGTGGCCGTCTCGCGAGCCTATTGGTGGTTCCCGGCGATCAACACGGTCGTCGGCATGGCGCTGACGATGGGCGGGCTCTGGGGGGTATTCTATGGCTGA